One Rossellomorea aquimaris DNA window includes the following coding sequences:
- a CDS encoding alpha/beta fold hydrolase yields MIGCLLIHGFTGSPFEVEPLADFLQERTDWEIVVPTLPGHGETLELKGVKHIEWIEHAEGELQALIEKCDEVYVIGFSMGGLIASYLSVKYEVKKLVLLSAAAYYVNMKQLLKDIGNMIKEGIQGNLIENELYNRYKWKVTKTPVLSTYEFRKVVRIARPLLKKVNVPTFIAQGEIDGIVPPKAAKYIYETISSQEKNLFYSPKAKHLICHSEDKHELFEEIYQFLLNE; encoded by the coding sequence ATGATCGGTTGTTTACTAATCCATGGATTCACCGGGAGCCCTTTTGAAGTAGAGCCTTTGGCAGATTTCCTTCAAGAGAGAACCGACTGGGAAATTGTTGTGCCGACACTGCCTGGTCATGGTGAAACCCTTGAACTAAAAGGGGTCAAACATATTGAATGGATCGAGCATGCAGAGGGTGAGCTTCAGGCTCTTATAGAGAAATGCGATGAGGTTTACGTAATTGGCTTCTCCATGGGTGGTCTGATCGCTTCGTATCTTTCGGTGAAATATGAAGTCAAAAAGCTCGTGCTTTTAAGTGCGGCAGCTTATTATGTAAATATGAAACAACTACTGAAAGATATTGGAAATATGATTAAAGAAGGAATTCAAGGAAATCTGATTGAAAACGAGCTGTACAACCGGTACAAATGGAAGGTGACAAAAACCCCAGTTCTGTCCACGTACGAATTTAGAAAAGTCGTTCGTATTGCTCGTCCACTCCTGAAAAAGGTTAACGTTCCAACCTTTATTGCCCAAGGAGAGATTGATGGAATAGTCCCCCCTAAAGCTGCAAAATATATATACGAGACTATTTCTTCCCAAGAAAAAAACCTTTTTTATTCCCCTAAAGCAAAACATTTGATCTGTCATAGTGAAGATAAGCACGAGCTTTTCGAAGAGATCTACCAATTCCTGCTAAATGAATAG